The Latilactobacillus sakei subsp. sakei DSM 20017 = JCM 1157 genome includes a window with the following:
- a CDS encoding class A sortase translates to MQKKTKNRLINSLLALLLLIGLILVFIGPIRNQMVKSMANRRMNTVTAAQIKKNQHKKANFDFNSVKTLDTKQIVSAAVKGDVIVLGKVAVPSVGIALPVMKGVSEATMAQGGGTMKPDQKMGADNNYALAGHSFTNIFLPLENVKVGDMVYLTDLQNVYSYRVNVKKSIAPEEVKVIDDVPGHKMVTLITCDQTVRRWCVQGELVKTEKANKTNLKVFG, encoded by the coding sequence GTGCAAAAAAAGACGAAGAATCGGCTTATTAATAGTCTGCTAGCACTTTTATTGCTCATTGGTTTAATACTTGTTTTTATTGGCCCAATTCGCAATCAAATGGTTAAATCAATGGCTAATCGCCGGATGAATACGGTGACGGCCGCTCAAATTAAGAAAAACCAACATAAAAAGGCTAATTTTGATTTCAATAGTGTTAAAACACTCGATACAAAGCAAATCGTCAGCGCCGCCGTTAAGGGCGATGTGATTGTTTTAGGGAAGGTTGCGGTTCCGAGCGTCGGAATTGCATTGCCGGTCATGAAGGGCGTCTCAGAAGCAACAATGGCCCAAGGCGGTGGTACGATGAAACCTGACCAGAAGATGGGTGCCGATAATAACTATGCCTTAGCCGGTCATTCATTTACCAACATCTTTTTACCATTGGAAAATGTTAAAGTCGGCGATATGGTTTACCTAACTGATTTACAAAACGTCTATTCATACCGCGTAAACGTTAAAAAATCGATTGCCCCTGAAGAAGTCAAAGTAATCGATGATGTCCCGGGACATAAAATGGTCACCTTAATTACCTGTGATCAAACGGTTCGTCGGTGGTGCGTCCAAGGCGAATTAGTGAAGACTGAAAAAGCGAATAAGACGAATTTAAAAGTATTTGGCTAA
- a CDS encoding helix-turn-helix transcriptional regulator, whose product MLATTLKKRRIDLHLTQQAVADQLHTSRQTISNWENGKNYPDVPMLVAISNLYDLSLDDMLKQDTNYLNKVANDYQLINQQKKTHLLDYALLLTLSGLVIIILATIFFKSLVNEQLTGLLVLVFTTILVILSYFKTVQFYSKQPGNKQPLLIPKVVGIGLTINPNHPIGKIIWLFILIFVVGSLLTVIF is encoded by the coding sequence ATGTTAGCCACTACGCTTAAAAAACGTCGTATTGATCTACATTTAACTCAACAAGCTGTCGCAGATCAGCTTCACACAAGTCGACAGACTATTTCGAACTGGGAAAACGGTAAAAACTATCCCGACGTCCCAATGCTGGTCGCCATTAGTAATCTATATGATTTATCACTCGACGATATGTTGAAGCAAGACACCAACTATCTCAATAAAGTCGCTAACGATTACCAGTTAATTAATCAACAAAAAAAGACACACTTATTAGATTATGCCTTGTTGCTTACTTTATCGGGATTGGTCATCATCATTCTAGCTACGATTTTTTTCAAATCACTGGTCAATGAACAGTTAACTGGGCTCTTAGTCTTAGTTTTTACAACAATCCTCGTTATCTTGAGCTACTTTAAAACAGTTCAATTCTACTCTAAACAGCCTGGAAATAAGCAGCCCCTCTTGATTCCTAAGGTCGTTGGAATCGGCCTGACAATCAACCCTAACCATCCAATTGGTAAAATAATATGGTTATTTATTTTAATTTTTGTAGTTGGTAGCTTACTGACCGTTATTTTTTAA